A part of Mustela erminea isolate mMusErm1 chromosome 9, mMusErm1.Pri, whole genome shotgun sequence genomic DNA contains:
- the STX5 gene encoding syntaxin-5 isoform X2 — protein MIPRKRYGSKNTDQGVYLGLSKTQVLSPATAGSSSSDIAPLPPPVALVPPPPNTMSCRDRTQEFLSACKSLQSRQNGIQTNKPALRAVRQRSEFTLMAKRIGKDLSNTFAKLEKLTILAKRKSLFDDKAVEIEELTYIIKQDINSLNKQIAQLQDFVRAKGSQSGRHLQTHSNTIVVSLQSKLASMSNDFKSVLEVRTERPRDLCISSPTPEPEAAEESAGTVLPGTCVSPALGPQPPGGQCCGFGGRVSCLRGCGH, from the exons ATGATCCCGCGGAAACGCTACGGGTCTAAGAACACGGATCAGGGTGTCTACCTGGGTCTCTCAAAGACACAGGTCCTGTCCCCTGCAACTGCTGGCAGTAGCAGCAGCGACATcgcccctctgccccccccagtGGCCctggtccctccccctcccaacacCATGTCCTGCCGGGATCGGACCCAGGAGTTCCTGTCCGCCTGCAAGTCCCTGCAGAGCCGTCAG AATGGAATCCAGACAAACAAGCCGGCTCTGCGTGCTGTCCGGCAGCGCAGTGAATTTACCCTCATGGCCAA GCGCATTGGGAAAGACCTCAGCAACACATTTGCCAAGCTGGAGAAGCTGACAATCT TGGCAAAGCGCAAGTCCCTCTTCGATGATAAAGCGGTGGAGATCGAGGAGCTGACTTACATCATCAAACAG GACATCAACAGCCTCAATAAACAAATTGCCCAGCTTCAGGACTTTGTGAGGGCCAAGGGCAGTCAGAGCGGCCGGCACCTGCAAACCCATTCCAACACCATCGTGGTCTCCCTGCAG TCAAAACTGGCCTCGATGTCCAATGACTTCAAATCAGTTTTAGAAGTGAGGACAGAG AGGCCTCGGGACCTTTGCATTTCTTCCCCAACCCCAGAACCTGAAGCAGCAGAGGAATCGGCGGGAACAGTTCTCCCGGGCACCTGTGTCAGCCCTGCCCTTGGCCCCCAACCACCTGG ggGGCAGTGCTGTGGTTTTGGGGGCAGAGTCTCGTGCCTCCGGGGATGTGGCCATTGA
- the WDR74 gene encoding WD repeat-containing protein 74 isoform X1 — MAAAGARWNHVWVGTETGILKGVNLQRKQAANFTAAGQPRREEAVSALCWGAGGETQILVGCADRTVRYFSTEEGRFQGQKHCPGGEGTFRGLAQVDGTLITCVESGIVRVWRDNDKEASSDPLLELSVGPGVCRMRQDPAHPHLIATGGKENALKVWDLQGSEEPVFRAKNVRNDWLDLRVPIWDQDIQFLPESQKLVTCTGYHQVRVYDPASPQRRPVLEATYGEYPLTAMTLTPGANSVIVGNTHGQLAEIDLRQGRLLGCLKGLAGSVRGLQCHPSKPLLASCGLDRVLRVHRIRNPRGLEHKVYLKSQLNCLLLSGRDNWEDEPQEPQEPKKAPLEDTETDELWASLEAAAKRKLPDLERTQGALQTRRRKKQRPGSTSP; from the exons ATGGCGGCTGCAGGGGCACGCTGGAATCATGTGTGGGTGGGCACGGAGACCGGGATCCTGAAAG GGGTGAACCTTCAGCGCAAACAGGCGGCGAACTTCACGGCGGCGGGACAGCCGCGGCGCGAGGAGGCGGTGAGCGCCCTGTGCTGGGGCGCGGGAGGCGAGACTCAG ATCCTGGTGGGTTGCGCCGACAGAACGGTGAGGTACTTCAGCACCGAGGAAGGCCGATTCCAGGGCCAGAAGCACTGCCCTGGCGGAGAGGGCACGTTCCGAGGCCTCGCCCAGGTCGACGG caCCCTTATCACATGTGTGGAGTCTGGGATTGTCCGTGTCTGGCGTGACAATGACAAAGAGGCATCCTCTGACCCA CTCCTGGAACTGAGTGTGGGTCCTGGGGTGTGTAGGATGCGCCAAGACCCGGCACACCCCCATCTGATTGCCACGGGCGGGAAAGAGAATGCTTTGAAGGTGTGGGACCTACAGGGGTCTGAGGAGCCTGTGTTCAGGGCCAAGAAT GTACGGAACGACTGGCTTGACCTGCGGGTTCCCATCTGGGATCAGGACATACAGTTCCTGCCTGAGTCTCAGAAGCTTGTCACCTGCACAGGGTACCACCAG GTCCGTGTCTATGATCCAGCCTCCCCCCAGCGCCGGCCAGTCCTAGAGGCCACCTATGGAGAGTACCCACTTACGGCCATGACCCTCACTCCTGGGGCCAA TTCAGTGATCGTAGGGAACACTCACGGGCAGCTGGCAGAAATCGACCTTCGGCAAG ggcgCTTACTGGGCTGTCTGAAGGGGTTGGCGGGCAGTGTCCGAGGATTACAGTGCCACCCTTCAAAGCCCCTGCTAGCCTCCTGTGGCTTGGACAGAGTCTTGAGGGTACACAGGATCCGGAATCCACGGGGCCTAGAGCATAAG GTTTATCTGAAGTCTCAACTGAACTGCCTTCTCCTGTCAGGCAGGGATAACTGGGAG GATGAGCCCCAAGAGCCCCAGGAGCCCAAAAAGGCACCCCtggaagacacagagacagatgaACTTTGGGCCTCCTTGGAGGCAGCTGCCAAGCGGAAGCTCCCTGATTTGGAGCGGACCCAAGGGGCTCTCCAAACCAGACGAAGAAAAAAGCAGCGGCCTGGATCCACCAGCCCCTGA
- the WDR74 gene encoding WD repeat-containing protein 74 isoform X4 translates to MRQDPAHPHLIATGGKENALKVWDLQGSEEPVFRAKNVRNDWLDLRVPIWDQDIQFLPESQKLVTCTGYHQVRVYDPASPQRRPVLEATYGEYPLTAMTLTPGANSVIVGNTHGQLAEIDLRQGRLLGCLKGLAGSVRGLQCHPSKPLLASCGLDRVLRVHRIRNPRGLEHKVYLKSQLNCLLLSGRDNWEDEPQEPQEPKKAPLEDTETDELWASLEAAAKRKLPDLERTQGALQTRRRKKQRPGSTSP, encoded by the exons ATGCGCCAAGACCCGGCACACCCCCATCTGATTGCCACGGGCGGGAAAGAGAATGCTTTGAAGGTGTGGGACCTACAGGGGTCTGAGGAGCCTGTGTTCAGGGCCAAGAAT GTACGGAACGACTGGCTTGACCTGCGGGTTCCCATCTGGGATCAGGACATACAGTTCCTGCCTGAGTCTCAGAAGCTTGTCACCTGCACAGGGTACCACCAG GTCCGTGTCTATGATCCAGCCTCCCCCCAGCGCCGGCCAGTCCTAGAGGCCACCTATGGAGAGTACCCACTTACGGCCATGACCCTCACTCCTGGGGCCAA TTCAGTGATCGTAGGGAACACTCACGGGCAGCTGGCAGAAATCGACCTTCGGCAAG ggcgCTTACTGGGCTGTCTGAAGGGGTTGGCGGGCAGTGTCCGAGGATTACAGTGCCACCCTTCAAAGCCCCTGCTAGCCTCCTGTGGCTTGGACAGAGTCTTGAGGGTACACAGGATCCGGAATCCACGGGGCCTAGAGCATAAG GTTTATCTGAAGTCTCAACTGAACTGCCTTCTCCTGTCAGGCAGGGATAACTGGGAG GATGAGCCCCAAGAGCCCCAGGAGCCCAAAAAGGCACCCCtggaagacacagagacagatgaACTTTGGGCCTCCTTGGAGGCAGCTGCCAAGCGGAAGCTCCCTGATTTGGAGCGGACCCAAGGGGCTCTCCAAACCAGACGAAGAAAAAAGCAGCGGCCTGGATCCACCAGCCCCTGA
- the WDR74 gene encoding WD repeat-containing protein 74 isoform X3, producing MVKFPSTLITCVESGIVRVWRDNDKEASSDPLLELSVGPGVCRMRQDPAHPHLIATGGKENALKVWDLQGSEEPVFRAKNVRNDWLDLRVPIWDQDIQFLPESQKLVTCTGYHQVRVYDPASPQRRPVLEATYGEYPLTAMTLTPGANSVIVGNTHGQLAEIDLRQGRLLGCLKGLAGSVRGLQCHPSKPLLASCGLDRVLRVHRIRNPRGLEHKVYLKSQLNCLLLSGRDNWEDEPQEPQEPKKAPLEDTETDELWASLEAAAKRKLPDLERTQGALQTRRRKKQRPGSTSP from the exons ATGGTGAAGTTCCCAAG caCCCTTATCACATGTGTGGAGTCTGGGATTGTCCGTGTCTGGCGTGACAATGACAAAGAGGCATCCTCTGACCCA CTCCTGGAACTGAGTGTGGGTCCTGGGGTGTGTAGGATGCGCCAAGACCCGGCACACCCCCATCTGATTGCCACGGGCGGGAAAGAGAATGCTTTGAAGGTGTGGGACCTACAGGGGTCTGAGGAGCCTGTGTTCAGGGCCAAGAAT GTACGGAACGACTGGCTTGACCTGCGGGTTCCCATCTGGGATCAGGACATACAGTTCCTGCCTGAGTCTCAGAAGCTTGTCACCTGCACAGGGTACCACCAG GTCCGTGTCTATGATCCAGCCTCCCCCCAGCGCCGGCCAGTCCTAGAGGCCACCTATGGAGAGTACCCACTTACGGCCATGACCCTCACTCCTGGGGCCAA TTCAGTGATCGTAGGGAACACTCACGGGCAGCTGGCAGAAATCGACCTTCGGCAAG ggcgCTTACTGGGCTGTCTGAAGGGGTTGGCGGGCAGTGTCCGAGGATTACAGTGCCACCCTTCAAAGCCCCTGCTAGCCTCCTGTGGCTTGGACAGAGTCTTGAGGGTACACAGGATCCGGAATCCACGGGGCCTAGAGCATAAG GTTTATCTGAAGTCTCAACTGAACTGCCTTCTCCTGTCAGGCAGGGATAACTGGGAG GATGAGCCCCAAGAGCCCCAGGAGCCCAAAAAGGCACCCCtggaagacacagagacagatgaACTTTGGGCCTCCTTGGAGGCAGCTGCCAAGCGGAAGCTCCCTGATTTGGAGCGGACCCAAGGGGCTCTCCAAACCAGACGAAGAAAAAAGCAGCGGCCTGGATCCACCAGCCCCTGA
- the WDR74 gene encoding WD repeat-containing protein 74 isoform X2 — protein sequence MENGLERAFGRLSPQPGQMTQPAARWRSTLITCVESGIVRVWRDNDKEASSDPLLELSVGPGVCRMRQDPAHPHLIATGGKENALKVWDLQGSEEPVFRAKNVRNDWLDLRVPIWDQDIQFLPESQKLVTCTGYHQVRVYDPASPQRRPVLEATYGEYPLTAMTLTPGANSVIVGNTHGQLAEIDLRQGRLLGCLKGLAGSVRGLQCHPSKPLLASCGLDRVLRVHRIRNPRGLEHKVYLKSQLNCLLLSGRDNWEDEPQEPQEPKKAPLEDTETDELWASLEAAAKRKLPDLERTQGALQTRRRKKQRPGSTSP from the exons ATGGAGAATGGACTGGAAAGAGCATTTGGGAGGCTGTCGCCACAACCCGGGCAAATGACACAGCCTGCAGCAAGGTGGAGAAG caCCCTTATCACATGTGTGGAGTCTGGGATTGTCCGTGTCTGGCGTGACAATGACAAAGAGGCATCCTCTGACCCA CTCCTGGAACTGAGTGTGGGTCCTGGGGTGTGTAGGATGCGCCAAGACCCGGCACACCCCCATCTGATTGCCACGGGCGGGAAAGAGAATGCTTTGAAGGTGTGGGACCTACAGGGGTCTGAGGAGCCTGTGTTCAGGGCCAAGAAT GTACGGAACGACTGGCTTGACCTGCGGGTTCCCATCTGGGATCAGGACATACAGTTCCTGCCTGAGTCTCAGAAGCTTGTCACCTGCACAGGGTACCACCAG GTCCGTGTCTATGATCCAGCCTCCCCCCAGCGCCGGCCAGTCCTAGAGGCCACCTATGGAGAGTACCCACTTACGGCCATGACCCTCACTCCTGGGGCCAA TTCAGTGATCGTAGGGAACACTCACGGGCAGCTGGCAGAAATCGACCTTCGGCAAG ggcgCTTACTGGGCTGTCTGAAGGGGTTGGCGGGCAGTGTCCGAGGATTACAGTGCCACCCTTCAAAGCCCCTGCTAGCCTCCTGTGGCTTGGACAGAGTCTTGAGGGTACACAGGATCCGGAATCCACGGGGCCTAGAGCATAAG GTTTATCTGAAGTCTCAACTGAACTGCCTTCTCCTGTCAGGCAGGGATAACTGGGAG GATGAGCCCCAAGAGCCCCAGGAGCCCAAAAAGGCACCCCtggaagacacagagacagatgaACTTTGGGCCTCCTTGGAGGCAGCTGCCAAGCGGAAGCTCCCTGATTTGGAGCGGACCCAAGGGGCTCTCCAAACCAGACGAAGAAAAAAGCAGCGGCCTGGATCCACCAGCCCCTGA